A single region of the Rhodococcus sp. W8901 genome encodes:
- a CDS encoding glutamine synthetase family protein, giving the protein MDRQKEFVLRTLEERDIRFVRLWFTDVLGYLKSVAIAPAELEGAFEEGIGFDGSAIEGFSRVSEADTVAKPDASTFQILPWAHKDGAQHSARMFCDIAMPDGTPSWADPRHVLRRQLSKASDLGFSCYVHPEIEFFLLENGPIDGTPPVPADSGGYFDQAVHDRAPNFRRHAIDALESMGISVEFSHHEAAPGQQEIDLRYADALSMADNVMTFRYVVKEVAIDEGVRASFMPKPFGDQAGSAMHTHMSLFEGDTNAFHNPDDPMQLSATGKAFIAGILEHANEISAVTNQWVNSYKRLVHGGEAPTAATWGPSNRSALIRVPMYTPNKASSRRVEIRSPDSACNPYLAFAVLLAAGLRGIEKGYELPAEAEDDVWSLTNAERRAMGYKSLPGSLQEALLEMEKSELVAEALGEHVFDFFLRNKRREWEDYRSQVTPFELKAYLGL; this is encoded by the coding sequence ATGGATCGCCAAAAGGAGTTCGTGCTTCGCACCCTCGAAGAGCGCGATATTCGGTTCGTGCGGTTGTGGTTCACCGACGTGCTCGGGTACCTCAAATCGGTGGCGATCGCCCCCGCGGAGCTGGAGGGTGCCTTCGAGGAAGGCATCGGATTCGACGGCTCGGCGATCGAGGGCTTCTCCCGCGTCTCGGAGGCCGACACCGTCGCCAAGCCGGACGCGTCGACGTTCCAGATCCTGCCATGGGCGCACAAGGACGGCGCTCAGCACTCGGCACGCATGTTCTGCGACATCGCGATGCCCGACGGCACGCCGTCCTGGGCCGACCCGCGGCACGTGCTGCGGCGTCAGCTGAGCAAGGCCAGCGACCTCGGCTTCTCGTGCTACGTGCACCCCGAGATCGAGTTCTTCCTGTTGGAGAACGGGCCGATCGACGGCACCCCGCCGGTACCGGCCGACAGCGGCGGCTACTTCGACCAGGCCGTGCACGATCGCGCGCCGAACTTCCGGCGCCACGCGATCGACGCGCTCGAGTCGATGGGCATCTCGGTGGAGTTCAGCCACCACGAGGCCGCACCCGGCCAGCAGGAGATCGACCTGCGCTACGCCGACGCGCTGTCGATGGCCGACAACGTGATGACGTTCCGCTACGTCGTCAAGGAGGTCGCGATCGACGAGGGCGTCCGGGCGTCGTTCATGCCCAAGCCGTTCGGCGATCAGGCCGGCTCGGCGATGCACACGCACATGAGCCTGTTCGAGGGCGACACCAACGCGTTCCACAACCCGGACGATCCGATGCAGTTGTCGGCGACCGGTAAGGCGTTCATCGCCGGCATCCTCGAGCACGCCAACGAGATCAGTGCCGTCACCAACCAGTGGGTCAACTCCTACAAGCGTCTGGTGCACGGCGGCGAGGCGCCCACCGCGGCCACGTGGGGGCCGTCGAACCGGTCCGCGCTGATCCGTGTCCCGATGTACACGCCCAACAAGGCGTCCTCGCGTCGCGTCGAGATCCGCAGCCCCGACTCCGCGTGCAACCCCTACCTGGCGTTCGCGGTGCTGCTCGCGGCCGGTCTGCGGGGCATCGAGAAGGGCTACGAACTGCCCGCCGAGGCCGAGGACGACGTGTGGTCGCTGACCAACGCCGAGCGACGGGCGATGGGCTACAAGTCGCTGCCGGGGAGCCTCCAGGAAGCACTGCTCGAGATGGAGAAGTCCGAACTCGTGGCGGAGGCGCTGGGCGAGCACGTCTTCGACTTCTTCCTCCGCAACAAGCGCCGGGAGTGGGAGGACTACCGCAGCCAGGTGACGCCGTTCGAATTGAAGGCGTACCTGGGCCTGTAG
- a CDS encoding TIGR03619 family F420-dependent LLM class oxidoreductase: MRFTYAEAMTDPAFYVPLAQAAERVGFDSMTVADSICYPEDSDSVYPYTPDGNREFLENKPFVEAMILAMALGAATSTLRFTTFVLKLPIRPPVLVAKQAASVAYMTNNRLRLGVGVSPWPEDFQVMGVPWERRGKRTDEAIDIVRGLTGGGYFEYHGEIYDVPSIKLNPVPTQPVPILIGGHSDAALRRAVVRGDGWTHAGGDPAELDRMLEKLQKIRVAEGKAETPFEIHVASADAFTVDGVRRLEDKGVTDVIVGFRNSYEVAPDAEPLDRKIANLERYAESVIARMS; encoded by the coding sequence GTGCGATTCACCTACGCAGAGGCCATGACCGACCCCGCCTTCTACGTGCCGCTGGCGCAGGCCGCCGAACGCGTCGGCTTCGACTCCATGACAGTTGCGGACAGCATCTGCTACCCGGAAGATTCGGATTCGGTCTACCCGTATACGCCCGACGGGAACCGCGAGTTCCTCGAGAACAAGCCGTTCGTGGAGGCGATGATCCTCGCCATGGCCCTGGGCGCGGCGACGAGCACGCTGCGGTTCACGACCTTCGTGCTCAAGCTCCCCATCCGCCCACCGGTGCTCGTCGCCAAGCAGGCCGCCTCGGTGGCATACATGACGAACAACCGGCTGCGGCTCGGCGTCGGGGTGAGCCCGTGGCCCGAGGACTTCCAGGTGATGGGGGTGCCGTGGGAGCGACGCGGCAAGCGCACGGACGAGGCGATCGACATCGTGCGGGGACTCACCGGCGGCGGCTACTTCGAGTACCACGGTGAGATCTACGACGTGCCGTCGATCAAGCTCAATCCGGTTCCCACCCAACCCGTCCCGATCCTGATCGGTGGGCACAGCGACGCAGCACTGCGCCGGGCCGTGGTGCGCGGGGACGGCTGGACGCACGCCGGCGGCGACCCCGCCGAACTCGATCGGATGCTGGAGAAGCTGCAGAAGATCCGCGTCGCGGAGGGCAAGGCGGAGACACCGTTCGAAATCCACGTCGCCTCGGCGGACGCCTTCACCGTGGACGGAGTCCGACGACTCGAGGACAAGGGCGTCACCGACGTAATCGTGGGCTTCCGCAACTCCTACGAGGTCGCGCCCGACGCCGAGCCGCTGGATCGGAAGATCGCGAACCTGGAGCGCTACGCGGAATCGGTGATCGCCAGGATGTCCTGA
- a CDS encoding AAA family ATPase has product MLEVHGGLEMRDGGFHYPRRDWVFRHANLRVEGGITSILGPNGQGKTTLLRCIAGLTPLREGHVERDNAIGYVPQASLSSFAYSALASDATFMILDEPVSALDLRNQARVLELLRDLAADGMGILLTTHHPDHALHLGGNAIVMRAPEDIRLGPVTELVTDGMLTELYGIEVVSATVDDRGAPRTVLYTRYDNFTAGEPATLGKVPR; this is encoded by the coding sequence ATGCTTGAGGTTCATGGCGGCCTCGAAATGCGGGACGGCGGTTTCCACTATCCCCGCCGCGACTGGGTGTTCCGCCACGCGAACCTGCGGGTCGAGGGCGGCATCACCTCCATCCTGGGCCCCAACGGCCAAGGCAAGACGACGCTGCTGCGCTGCATCGCCGGGCTGACGCCGCTGCGCGAAGGGCACGTCGAGCGCGACAATGCGATCGGGTACGTCCCGCAGGCGAGCCTGTCGAGCTTCGCTTACTCGGCGCTGGCGTCGGACGCCACGTTCATGATCCTCGACGAGCCTGTCTCGGCGCTGGACCTGCGCAATCAGGCCCGGGTGCTGGAACTGCTGCGCGACCTCGCGGCCGACGGCATGGGAATCCTCCTCACGACGCACCATCCGGACCATGCCCTTCACCTGGGCGGCAATGCCATCGTGATGCGAGCACCCGAGGACATCCGGCTGGGCCCTGTCACCGAACTGGTCACCGACGGCATGCTCACCGAGCTGTACGGCATCGAGGTGGTCAGTGCCACCGTCGACGACCGCGGCGCCCCGCGCACCGTTCTCTACACCCGCTACGACAATTTCACGGCCGGGGAACCGGCCACACTTGGGAAAGTACCTCGATGA
- a CDS encoding RCC1 domain-containing protein, producing MTYTAISAGTYHSVALTSTGQIVAVGQNDKGQLDLPAPPEGRVYTAIAAGGHRTVAIHCPISEGPGTGSLGSLAGLGLPLGSVG from the coding sequence GTGACCTACACGGCGATCTCGGCGGGCACCTACCACTCGGTGGCGCTGACCTCGACGGGGCAAATCGTGGCGGTCGGCCAGAACGACAAGGGCCAGTTGGACCTTCCCGCACCGCCGGAAGGTCGGGTCTACACCGCCATCGCGGCAGGCGGTCACCGCACGGTCGCGATCCACTGTCCGATCTCGGAGGGCCCCGGTACCGGGTCGCTCGGATCGCTCGCGGGACTCGGCCTGCCACTGGGATCGGTGGGCTGA
- a CDS encoding sulfurtransferase encodes MWKLRSAEWPLVQTEELASELGGAVRPVVLDVTLQLAPARFDGDYRPESGAGLWRDAHVPGSRHIDLLTSFSDTAKELHFSRPPVRQLAEELAQLGISWDSDVVVYDQGSMTWASRFWWLLRSVGIHARVLDGGLARWRASGLPVESGDEVPALLPVDATSDVEYLPRWVDRDDVAAISDGTAPGTLVCALAPGQFSGAEKTRYSRRGHIPGSRNLSAKSLLDETGRMRDVEEVRALASGALAGAVDPVVVYCGGGISACLSALGLVLAGYDDIKIYDGSLEEWTADPAPPLVTLPGGDQ; translated from the coding sequence ATGTGGAAGTTGCGTAGCGCTGAGTGGCCCCTGGTTCAGACGGAGGAACTCGCCTCCGAGCTCGGGGGTGCGGTCCGGCCCGTCGTTCTCGACGTGACGCTCCAACTCGCGCCGGCCAGATTCGACGGTGACTACCGTCCGGAGTCCGGTGCCGGACTGTGGCGTGACGCCCACGTGCCGGGGTCGCGGCACATCGACCTGCTCACCAGTTTCTCCGACACCGCCAAGGAGTTGCACTTCAGCCGGCCGCCGGTGAGGCAGCTTGCGGAAGAGCTTGCGCAGCTGGGCATCTCGTGGGACTCCGACGTCGTCGTCTACGACCAGGGGTCGATGACGTGGGCATCGCGGTTCTGGTGGCTGCTGCGCAGCGTCGGCATCCACGCCCGCGTCCTCGACGGCGGACTCGCCCGGTGGCGTGCGTCGGGCCTGCCCGTCGAGTCCGGCGACGAGGTCCCGGCGCTTCTGCCGGTCGACGCCACCTCGGACGTCGAGTACCTGCCGCGGTGGGTGGACCGAGACGACGTGGCCGCGATCAGCGACGGCACGGCGCCCGGCACGCTGGTCTGCGCGCTGGCCCCGGGTCAGTTCTCCGGCGCCGAGAAGACCCGCTACTCGCGTCGCGGCCACATCCCCGGAAGCCGGAACCTGTCGGCGAAGAGCCTGCTCGACGAGACCGGCCGGATGCGTGACGTGGAAGAGGTGCGTGCCCTCGCATCCGGCGCGCTGGCCGGCGCCGTCGACCCGGTGGTCGTGTACTGCGGCGGCGGTATCTCCGCGTGCCTGTCGGCGCTCGGCCTGGTGCTGGCCGGGTACGACGACATCAAGATCTACGACGGCTCCCTCGAGGAGTGGACTGCGGATCCGGCGCCGCCACTCGTGACCCTTCCCGGCGGTGATCAGTGA
- a CDS encoding 3-ketosteroid-delta-1-dehydrogenase → MTTRPAPTPTPARDITVDLLVVGAGTGMAAALTANELGLSTLIVEKTKYVGGSTARSGGAFWLPDNPILREAGAGDSRERAETYVRSVVGGTAPAERGTAFVENSSATVELLQRTTPMKFFWAEGYSDYHPELPGGSAIGRTCECRPFDASVLGAERPRLRPGLMEAPMPMPTTGADYKWMNLMARVPTKGIPRVVKRLAQGVGGLALRREYMAGGQALAAGLFAGVVRAGIPVWTETELVRLVTEGDRVTGAVVAQGGREVTVTARRGVVLAAGGFDHDMAMRHKYQSEQLGDHESLGAEGNTGDAIRLAQEVGATTGLMDQAWWFPAVAALPGRPPTVMLAERSLPGSFIVDQTGRRFINESIDYMSYGQKVLERERAGDPVESMWIVFDQKYRNSYIFAAGLFPRQPLPESWYKAGIAHQASDAAELARKVGLPEQAFAETFRKFNEDAATGTDSEFRRGQSAYDRYYGDPTQQPNPNLRALTGGSLYAVKMTLSDLGTCGGVQADERARVVREDGSPVEGLYAIGNTAANAFGHTYPGAGATIGQGLVFGYIAARDAAERSPQS, encoded by the coding sequence ATGACCACCCGTCCCGCACCGACCCCTACCCCCGCACGCGACATCACCGTCGACCTACTCGTCGTCGGGGCCGGCACCGGCATGGCCGCCGCCCTGACCGCGAACGAGTTGGGGCTGTCCACGCTCATCGTCGAGAAGACGAAGTACGTGGGCGGATCGACGGCCCGCTCGGGCGGTGCCTTCTGGCTGCCCGACAACCCGATCCTGCGTGAAGCGGGCGCCGGAGACTCTCGCGAGCGGGCGGAAACCTACGTGCGTTCCGTCGTCGGCGGCACAGCGCCCGCCGAACGCGGCACCGCCTTCGTCGAGAATTCTTCTGCCACGGTCGAATTGCTGCAGCGCACGACGCCGATGAAGTTCTTCTGGGCCGAGGGCTACTCGGATTACCACCCCGAGCTGCCGGGCGGATCGGCGATCGGTCGCACCTGTGAGTGCCGCCCGTTCGACGCCTCGGTCCTCGGGGCGGAGCGGCCGCGTCTGCGCCCGGGCCTGATGGAAGCGCCTATGCCGATGCCCACCACCGGCGCCGACTACAAGTGGATGAACCTCATGGCGCGGGTGCCCACCAAGGGCATCCCGCGTGTCGTCAAGCGTCTCGCCCAGGGAGTCGGTGGCCTCGCGCTGCGCCGCGAGTACATGGCCGGTGGACAGGCGTTGGCTGCGGGTCTGTTCGCAGGCGTGGTGCGCGCGGGCATTCCCGTCTGGACCGAGACCGAGCTGGTGCGTCTGGTCACGGAGGGCGATCGGGTCACGGGCGCCGTCGTCGCGCAGGGCGGCCGCGAGGTCACCGTCACCGCGCGCCGGGGCGTGGTGCTCGCGGCCGGCGGGTTCGACCACGACATGGCGATGCGGCACAAGTACCAGTCCGAGCAGCTCGGTGATCACGAGAGCCTCGGTGCGGAAGGTAATACCGGTGACGCGATCCGGCTCGCGCAGGAGGTCGGTGCCACCACCGGTCTGATGGATCAGGCGTGGTGGTTCCCCGCCGTGGCGGCCCTGCCCGGTCGCCCGCCGACCGTGATGCTCGCCGAGCGTTCGCTGCCCGGGTCGTTCATCGTCGATCAGACCGGTCGCCGGTTCATCAACGAGTCCATCGACTACATGTCCTACGGGCAGAAGGTTCTCGAGCGCGAGCGCGCCGGTGACCCGGTGGAGTCGATGTGGATCGTGTTCGACCAGAAGTACCGCAACAGCTACATTTTCGCGGCCGGACTGTTCCCGCGTCAGCCGCTTCCGGAGTCGTGGTACAAGGCCGGCATCGCCCACCAGGCGTCCGATGCGGCCGAACTGGCCCGCAAGGTCGGCCTTCCCGAGCAGGCGTTCGCGGAGACGTTCCGAAAGTTCAACGAGGACGCGGCAACCGGAACCGACAGCGAGTTCCGGCGGGGCCAGAGCGCCTACGACCGCTACTACGGCGACCCCACCCAGCAGCCGAACCCCAACCTGCGGGCGCTGACGGGCGGATCGCTCTACGCGGTGAAGATGACGCTCAGCGATCTCGGCACGTGCGGCGGTGTCCAGGCCGACGAGCGGGCGCGCGTCGTGCGCGAGGACGGCAGCCCGGTCGAGGGCCTGTATGCCATCGGCAACACCGCGGCCAACGCGTTCGGCCACACCTACCCCGGGGCGGGGGCAACGATCGGGCAGGGTCTCGTGTTCGGCTACATCGCCGCACGCGACGCCGCCGAGCGGTCGCCGCAGTCCTGA
- a CDS encoding hydroxyethylthiazole kinase yields the protein MTEAVTGGRLADALDALRAQVPLVHSLTNIVSANFLTNVVLAAGASNAHGVGGLPWRSGLAVDLLKHRPTAIRGNASEIIALAGFGGDTRGVDSSDDPATAVPAAVALLAHADAVSASGPVDHLVGRDVDGNVVGVRIGGGSDMLPRVTSTGCSLGGLVAAYLAVAPTPLIGLAAAHAHVAVASEIAQETSSGPGSFAVAYLDALYTVDAATLAGRARIETIDPTVLAVEAGNR from the coding sequence ATGACCGAAGCTGTCACCGGCGGCCGCCTCGCCGATGCCCTGGACGCGTTGCGCGCCCAGGTGCCCCTCGTCCACTCGCTCACCAACATCGTGTCCGCGAACTTCCTCACCAACGTCGTGCTCGCGGCCGGCGCCAGCAACGCCCACGGCGTCGGCGGGCTGCCGTGGCGCAGTGGACTGGCCGTCGACCTGCTGAAGCATCGGCCGACCGCCATCCGCGGCAACGCGTCCGAGATCATCGCGCTGGCCGGCTTCGGTGGCGACACCCGGGGTGTCGACAGCTCCGACGACCCGGCTACCGCGGTTCCCGCTGCCGTCGCGCTGCTCGCCCATGCCGACGCGGTCTCGGCGTCCGGTCCGGTGGACCACCTCGTCGGACGTGACGTCGACGGCAACGTGGTCGGTGTCCGCATCGGTGGTGGCAGCGACATGCTGCCGCGGGTGACCTCCACCGGGTGCTCGCTCGGCGGACTCGTGGCGGCCTACCTGGCGGTTGCACCGACACCGCTGATCGGGCTCGCTGCCGCGCATGCCCACGTCGCGGTCGCGTCCGAGATCGCGCAGGAGACGTCGTCGGGTCCCGGCTCGTTCGCCGTCGCGTACCTCGACGCCCTGTACACCGTCGATGCCGCAACCCTCGCCGGGCGCGCCCGCATCGAGACGATCGACCCGACCGTACTCGCCGTGGAGGCTGGAAACCGATGA
- a CDS encoding GntR family transcriptional regulator — translation MTHGDELTDLGPLTPGDASGRSDQTSKQYLRLRADILDGKFPQGAALHETQLVESYGASRTPIREALNWLAHDGLLERAARGFRVRSGTPEDVIEIYAARVALESEAAGAAALRHTDLDMARLERLHDSCCHAADDVQVRSGNFRFHEALWQAAHNTTITSLLIRLTTQLRIYDSGPPSNYGEPDLLNTEHNLILEAIRARDERAAREHMRTHLERSREQRIRLFANG, via the coding sequence ATGACGCACGGGGACGAACTGACGGATCTTGGCCCGCTCACACCCGGCGACGCCTCCGGCCGCTCCGATCAGACGTCCAAGCAGTACCTACGCCTGCGCGCAGACATCCTCGACGGCAAGTTTCCGCAGGGCGCGGCACTGCACGAGACGCAACTCGTCGAGTCCTACGGCGCCTCCCGCACCCCCATCCGGGAGGCGCTCAACTGGCTCGCCCACGACGGGCTGCTCGAACGCGCCGCGCGCGGGTTCCGGGTCCGCTCCGGAACGCCCGAGGATGTGATCGAGATCTACGCCGCACGGGTCGCACTCGAGTCCGAGGCGGCCGGCGCCGCCGCCCTGCGACACACGGACCTCGACATGGCGAGACTGGAACGACTGCACGATTCCTGCTGCCACGCCGCCGACGACGTGCAGGTACGGAGCGGAAACTTCCGGTTCCACGAGGCACTGTGGCAGGCAGCCCACAACACGACAATCACGTCGCTGCTGATCCGCCTCACGACCCAGTTGCGGATCTACGACAGCGGCCCGCCGTCGAACTACGGCGAGCCCGACCTCCTCAACACCGAGCACAACCTCATCCTCGAGGCGATCCGAGCCCGCGACGAGCGGGCGGCCCGCGAACACATGCGGACGCACCTCGAGCGCAGCCGCGAGCAGCGGATCCGCCTGTTCGCGAACGGCTGA
- a CDS encoding bifunctional [glutamine synthetase] adenylyltransferase/[glutamine synthetase]-adenylyl-L-tyrosine phosphorylase: MKPPYARSAVPGAGRLGLVEPTAPEELKVLGWSNLDGVELLWSLSRAANADLALRTLVRLQESLGDGWAELDAALRTDKGLRGRLLGLIGASSAFGDHLVAHPMSWKLLAGDMTLPSKDELTRRLLACVGAVPETGPNASSMFYRAAVTGPEAVAALRDCYRDQMMVLAAADLAATVENEPVVPYQTVGHQLSDMADAALTAALSVAVAAVCPDEPCPVRIAVIAMGKCGARELNYVSDVDVVFVAEPSNAVSSRIAGEMMRIGSSAFFEVDAALRPEGKRGELVRTLDSHIAYYKRWAKTWEFQALLKARPMTGDLDLGRQYTDALGPMVWTAAEREDFVPEVQAMRRRVEESVPPELRERELKLGRGSLRDVEFAVQLLQLVHGRADASLRVKSTVDALTALAAGGYVGRDDAANLTASYEFLRLLEHRLQLQKLKRTHTLPPPEDEEALRWLARAAHMRPDGRNDALGVLNAEIKRNSHRVRRLHAKLFYRPLLESVARIDKEALRLSPDAAVRQLSALGYSAPENALGHLTALTGGASRKGRIQALLLPTLLEWLSDTPDPDAGLLAYRRLSDALVDATWFLRLLRDEASVAQRLMTVLGSSAYIPDLLIKAPDVIRLFADGPSGPRLLDPRPEDVARGILSSSSRYVDPARAVGAARSLRRYELARIASADILGMLDVPQVCRALSSVWAAVLNASLAAVIRSSEAETGAPAPAKFAVIGMGRLGGGELGYGSDADVLFVCEPREGVDETRAVKWANIVGDRVRTLLGAPSTDPPLEVDIGLRPEGRSGPLVRTLTSYEAYYAQWAQAWEVQALLRAHAVAGDADLGLRFLHMIDKTRYPEGGVSEQAVREIRRIKARVDSERLPRGADPATHTKLGRGGLADIEWTVQLIQLRHAHEIPSLHNTSTLETLDAIGGAELLSETDIELLRDAWLTATKARNALVLVRGKPTDQLPGPGKILAAVAQVAGWPGGDANEFLDNYLRVTRRAKAVVQRVFGGE, translated from the coding sequence GTGAAGCCTCCGTACGCCCGTTCGGCGGTGCCCGGTGCGGGTCGGCTGGGCCTGGTCGAGCCGACCGCTCCGGAAGAGCTGAAGGTGCTGGGCTGGTCCAACCTCGACGGGGTGGAGTTGCTGTGGTCGCTGTCGCGGGCCGCGAACGCGGACCTGGCGTTGCGGACGCTGGTACGGCTGCAGGAGAGCCTGGGTGACGGTTGGGCCGAGCTCGACGCGGCGCTGCGCACCGACAAGGGTCTGCGCGGGAGGCTTCTGGGGCTGATCGGCGCGTCCAGTGCGTTCGGCGATCACCTCGTCGCGCACCCGATGTCGTGGAAGCTGCTCGCCGGTGACATGACGCTGCCGTCGAAGGACGAGCTGACCCGGCGCCTGCTGGCGTGTGTCGGCGCGGTGCCCGAGACCGGCCCCAACGCGTCCTCGATGTTCTATCGCGCTGCCGTCACCGGGCCGGAAGCGGTTGCGGCCCTGCGGGATTGTTACCGCGACCAGATGATGGTCCTGGCCGCGGCCGACCTGGCCGCGACGGTGGAGAACGAGCCGGTGGTCCCGTATCAGACTGTGGGACATCAGCTCTCGGACATGGCGGACGCGGCACTGACGGCCGCGCTGTCGGTGGCCGTGGCCGCGGTGTGCCCGGACGAGCCGTGTCCCGTCCGGATCGCGGTGATCGCGATGGGCAAGTGCGGTGCGCGCGAACTGAACTACGTCAGCGACGTCGACGTCGTGTTCGTGGCGGAGCCGTCCAACGCGGTGTCGAGCCGCATCGCCGGCGAGATGATGCGCATCGGATCGTCGGCCTTCTTCGAGGTGGACGCGGCGCTGCGGCCGGAGGGCAAGCGTGGCGAGCTGGTCCGCACGCTCGACTCGCACATCGCCTACTACAAGCGGTGGGCCAAGACGTGGGAGTTCCAGGCGCTGCTCAAGGCCCGGCCCATGACCGGCGACCTCGACCTGGGCCGGCAGTACACCGACGCGCTGGGCCCCATGGTGTGGACGGCGGCCGAGCGTGAGGACTTCGTGCCCGAGGTGCAGGCGATGCGCCGCCGGGTGGAGGAATCGGTGCCGCCGGAGTTGCGCGAGCGGGAGCTCAAGCTGGGCCGTGGCAGCCTCCGCGACGTCGAGTTCGCCGTCCAGCTCCTGCAACTCGTGCACGGCCGCGCCGACGCGTCGCTACGGGTCAAGAGCACCGTCGACGCCCTGACCGCGCTCGCGGCCGGCGGCTACGTCGGACGCGACGACGCCGCGAACCTGACCGCCTCGTACGAGTTCCTGCGACTGCTCGAGCACCGGCTGCAGTTGCAGAAGCTCAAGCGCACGCACACCCTTCCGCCGCCGGAGGACGAGGAGGCGCTGCGCTGGCTCGCCCGCGCCGCGCACATGCGGCCGGACGGCCGCAACGACGCGCTCGGCGTGCTGAACGCCGAGATCAAGCGCAACTCGCACCGGGTGCGGCGGCTGCACGCCAAGCTGTTCTACCGGCCGCTGCTCGAGTCGGTCGCCCGGATCGACAAGGAGGCCCTGCGGCTGAGCCCCGACGCCGCGGTGCGACAGCTGTCGGCCCTCGGCTACTCGGCGCCGGAGAACGCGCTCGGTCACCTCACCGCACTCACCGGCGGAGCCTCCCGCAAGGGGCGCATCCAGGCGCTGCTGTTGCCGACTCTGCTCGAATGGCTCAGCGACACCCCGGATCCCGATGCGGGCCTGTTGGCCTACCGGCGCCTGTCCGACGCGCTCGTGGACGCGACGTGGTTCCTGCGTCTGCTGCGCGACGAGGCGTCGGTGGCCCAGCGACTGATGACGGTGCTCGGCTCGTCCGCCTACATCCCGGACCTGCTGATCAAGGCGCCCGACGTGATCCGGCTGTTCGCGGACGGTCCCTCCGGTCCGCGCCTGCTCGACCCCCGACCCGAGGACGTCGCGCGGGGCATCCTGTCGTCGTCCTCGCGGTACGTCGACCCCGCCCGCGCGGTCGGGGCGGCGCGATCGCTGCGCCGCTACGAACTGGCGCGGATCGCGAGCGCCGACATCCTCGGCATGCTCGACGTCCCGCAGGTGTGTCGGGCGTTGTCGTCGGTGTGGGCGGCGGTGCTCAATGCCTCTCTCGCCGCCGTCATCCGGTCGAGCGAGGCCGAGACCGGTGCGCCCGCGCCCGCGAAGTTCGCCGTGATCGGCATGGGTCGGCTCGGCGGCGGAGAGCTCGGCTACGGCTCGGACGCCGATGTGCTGTTCGTGTGCGAGCCCCGCGAGGGAGTCGACGAGACCCGGGCGGTCAAGTGGGCCAACATCGTCGGTGACCGCGTCCGGACCCTGCTCGGCGCGCCCAGCACCGATCCGCCGCTCGAGGTGGACATCGGACTGCGGCCGGAGGGGCGCAGCGGACCGCTGGTGCGGACCCTGACGTCGTACGAGGCGTACTACGCGCAGTGGGCCCAGGCGTGGGAGGTCCAGGCGCTGCTGCGGGCCCACGCCGTCGCGGGTGACGCCGATCTGGGTCTGCGATTCCTGCACATGATCGACAAGACCCGCTACCCGGAGGGCGGCGTCTCCGAGCAAGCGGTGCGCGAGATCCGTCGGATCAAGGCCCGCGTCGACTCCGAGCGACTTCCACGCGGTGCCGACCCGGCCACGCACACCAAGCTCGGCCGCGGCGGTCTCGCCGACATCGAATGGACGGTGCAGCTGATCCAGTTGCGGCACGCCCACGAGATCCCGTCACTGCACAACACGTCGACCCTCGAGACGCTCGATGCGATCGGCGGGGCGGAGCTGTTGAGCGAGACCGACATCGAGCTGCTGCGCGATGCGTGGCTCACCGCGACCAAGGCGCGCAACGCGCTGGTGCTGGTGCGCGGCAAGCCGACCGACCAGCTCCCCGGGCCGGGCAAGATCCTCGCGGCGGTCGCGCAGGTCGCCGGCTGGCCGGGCGGCGACGCGAACGAGTTCCTCGACAACTACCTCCGCGTCACCCGCCGGGCAAAGGCCGTGGTGCAGCGCGTGTTCGGAGGCGAGTAG